The DNA region CTGCGTTTGTTCCACATCTCCCACGGGGACGTCTTTATGTTCACGGGTTACATCGTCATCACGATTGTGGCGTTCGCCCGCTTGCCGCTTGCCGCCGCCCTGTTGATCGGGGTCGTGCTGGCAGCCTTGTTGGGAATTGTGGTGGAGCGGGTCGCGTTCAAACCGTACCGCAAATCGGACGAAATTATCCCGTTGATCAGCGGTATCGGCGTTTCGTTGACGCTGGAAAATCTGGCGATGCTGATCTGGGGACCGGAACAAAAGAGCTTCAAGCTTGGCGGAGATTTGGGCAGCGTAGACTTCGGTTCCGTGCATATCGCGGGGATTCGCCTCATTATTCTCGCCGCCTGTCTCCTCATCATGATTTTGTTCAATTACTGGTTGTTTCGCACCCGTACCGGGCGCGCCATCCGGGCGACGGCGGCGGATCCGGAAACGGCCAGCATGATGGGGATCAAGCCGGAGTTGGTGATTATGATTACGTTTGCTGTCGGCTCGTCGCTGGCCGGCGCGGCAACCGTGCTGGTCGGCGCATTGTACGGCGCCATTTATCCCACGCTTGGGTTCACGATGGGCATGAAAGCTTTCGCCGCTTCGATTCTCGGGGGCCTGGGCAGCATGACCGGGGCGATTGTGGGCGGCATGACTTTGGGCATTCTCGAAGTTTTCACCGCCGGATATAT from Bacilli bacterium includes:
- a CDS encoding branched-chain amino acid ABC transporter permease, encoding MILFEQLINGLALGGVYSLIALGFTLIFGVLRLFHISHGDVFMFTGYIVITIVAFARLPLAAALLIGVVLAALLGIVVERVAFKPYRKSDEIIPLISGIGVSLTLENLAMLIWGPEQKSFKLGGDLGSVDFGSVHIAGIRLIILAACLLIMILFNYWLFRTRTGRAIRATAADPETASMMGIKPELVIMITFAVGSSLAGAATVLVGALYGAIYPTLGFTMGMKAFAASILGGLGSMTGAIVGGMTLGILEVFTAGYINIAYQDSIAMAILILVLLLRPNGILGKSVEEKL